A window of the Candidatus Paraluminiphilus aquimaris genome harbors these coding sequences:
- a CDS encoding 3-hydroxyacyl-CoA dehydrogenase NAD-binding domain-containing protein, whose product MSEIPGRSRPTAAIIGGGVIGSGWATRFLLNGWDVRFFDPSEDAERILHAVIARGRDALPALCDVVPEEGTLTIASSTADAVVGARYIQESTPERIEVKRAVLRSIQEACEAEAIVASSTSGFMPSELQDGSLRPEQIIVSHPYNPVYLLPLVEVVGSDNVSKELLDRASRYLESVSMKPVVLGAEVPAHVGDRLLEALWREALWLVKDGVATTGQIDDIITHSFGLRWAQKGLFETYRVAGGQAGMKHFLEQFGPCLEWPWTKLMDVPDLNEELIDRIVEQSDEQAAGRTVMQLENERDRNLVALLKALREEDAAAGAFLNEVNRRHQGEE is encoded by the coding sequence ATGAGCGAAATACCCGGTCGCTCTCGACCCACTGCTGCGATTATTGGGGGTGGTGTCATTGGCTCGGGGTGGGCGACACGCTTCTTACTAAACGGTTGGGATGTTCGCTTTTTCGACCCAAGTGAAGACGCTGAGCGCATTCTGCATGCGGTCATCGCGCGCGGTCGTGACGCCCTGCCTGCCCTGTGTGATGTAGTGCCCGAGGAGGGCACTCTTACGATTGCGAGTTCGACGGCCGATGCTGTAGTAGGAGCCCGTTACATTCAGGAGTCGACGCCAGAGCGTATCGAAGTAAAGCGCGCGGTACTGAGATCGATTCAGGAGGCTTGCGAGGCCGAAGCAATTGTTGCGTCATCTACCTCAGGGTTTATGCCGAGCGAGCTACAGGACGGATCGCTGCGTCCTGAGCAGATTATTGTCTCGCACCCCTATAACCCGGTTTATCTATTGCCGCTGGTTGAGGTGGTAGGGTCTGACAACGTCTCAAAGGAACTACTCGATCGTGCAAGTCGTTATTTGGAGTCAGTATCGATGAAGCCCGTGGTGCTGGGCGCAGAAGTGCCAGCGCACGTGGGCGATAGGCTCCTTGAGGCGCTGTGGCGGGAGGCGCTTTGGTTGGTAAAGGACGGTGTTGCGACAACGGGTCAAATCGACGACATCATCACCCATAGTTTTGGCTTGCGTTGGGCACAGAAAGGGTTGTTTGAAACCTACCGCGTCGCGGGTGGACAAGCGGGGATGAAGCACTTCTTGGAGCAGTTTGGTCCCTGCCTTGAGTGGCCTTGGACCAAGTTGATGGACGTACCAGATCTCAACGAGGAACTGATCGACCGCATCGTTGAGCAGTCGGACGAACAGGCGGCGGGTCGAACCGTGATGCAGCTGGAAAATGAGCGAGACCGAAATTTGGTGGCGCTCTTAAAAGCCTTGCGAGAGGAAGATGCGGCAGCAGGTGCTTTTCTCAACGAGGTTAACCGACGTCATCAGGGCGAGGAATGA
- a CDS encoding 3-keto-5-aminohexanoate cleavage protein: MPLAMRKKVFITAALTGSGGTQDRSEKVPRSPEQIANDAIEAAQAGAAVVHCHVRDPESGVPARDVDLYREVVERIRASSTDVVVNLTAGMGGDLVFGPPDAPLPLQDAGTDMVSSAERVAHLEVCRPEIATLDCGTMNFAEADYVMTNTPGMLRDMARRMTELGIQIEIEAFDTGHLWFAKQLVEEGLIKDSVMVQLCMGVPWGAPDDMNTFMAMVNNVPSNWVHSAFSIGKNQMPFVAAAVLSGGNVRVGLEDNLWLERGRLASNAELVEKASGIISAMGVQVMTPAEVRAELNLVKRDPL, encoded by the coding sequence ATGCCACTGGCGATGCGCAAAAAGGTTTTTATCACCGCTGCACTGACAGGTTCTGGTGGGACACAAGATCGAAGCGAGAAAGTCCCGCGTAGTCCAGAGCAGATTGCCAATGATGCCATTGAAGCGGCGCAGGCAGGCGCTGCCGTTGTCCACTGTCATGTGCGCGACCCAGAGAGCGGCGTGCCCGCACGGGATGTCGATCTTTATCGTGAAGTTGTTGAGCGTATTCGCGCTTCGAGCACCGATGTGGTGGTGAACCTCACAGCCGGAATGGGTGGTGACCTGGTTTTTGGGCCGCCGGATGCACCATTACCCCTGCAAGATGCGGGCACCGACATGGTCTCCAGCGCGGAGCGCGTTGCGCACCTTGAAGTCTGCCGCCCTGAAATTGCCACGTTGGATTGCGGAACCATGAATTTTGCAGAGGCGGACTATGTCATGACCAATACTCCCGGCATGCTTCGCGATATGGCCCGGCGTATGACGGAACTGGGAATCCAAATTGAGATCGAGGCGTTTGATACCGGCCATCTTTGGTTTGCAAAACAATTGGTAGAAGAGGGACTCATTAAAGACTCGGTAATGGTTCAGTTGTGCATGGGCGTCCCCTGGGGTGCGCCTGATGACATGAACACCTTCATGGCCATGGTGAACAATGTCCCGAGCAATTGGGTGCACTCAGCGTTTAGCATCGGCAAGAACCAAATGCCCTTCGTGGCAGCCGCGGTTTTATCGGGCGGGAACGTGCGCGTGGGCCTAGAAGATAATCTCTGGCTTGAGCGTGGCCGCTTGGCGTCCAATGCCGAACTGGTTGAAAAAGCATCTGGGATTATTTCCGCCATGGGCGTACAGGTCATGACGCCCGCTGAAGTGCGCGCAGAGCTTAATCTGGTTAAGCGAGACCCCCTTTGA
- a CDS encoding acetoacetate--CoA ligase, giving the protein MSQISGDSVDTGVSSDSTSGSGSISSSGFIDNRIPLWSPSAERIAQAELTAFSAFVTERFPETHVSTYEALHHWSITATHDFWRCIWDYCDVIASRDSEVVVRDLEKMPGATWFPDARLNFAENLLRRRGDQTAIISLLENGTRRETSFDDLYSQVAAIAAALKARGVESGDRVAGFMPNVTETVVAMLAATSLGAVWTSCSPDFGFQGVMDRFGQVKPKVLFAANGYFYNGKAHDSLRKVRQIAEEIDSLEHVVVVEVIVEDVVEGEVEGVVEAVIETAEQARDTAGIANIKGAALFSDWARAQAEVTQIEFAQLPFNHPLYIMYSSGTTGVPKCIVHGAGGTLVQHLKEHRLHCDIGPADTLFYFTTCGWMMWNWLVSGLACGATLVLYDGSPFADEGRVLLDAIDRERITVFGTSAKFISGIEKAGLKPRLTHDLSSLKTVLSTGSPLSHESFEYVYRDFKTDVLLASIAGGTDIISCFVGGCPTRPVYTGQIQCRALGMAVEFWDETGTSLTKGKGELVCKTPFPSMPIGFWSDEDGGKYHRAYFAQFDNVWCHGDYGELTAEDGAIIHGRSDAVLNPGGVRIGTAEIYRQVEKLESIVESIVIGQDWQDDVRVVLFVVLREGEVLDEQLAQAVRVTIRENATPRHVPAKIIQVPEIPRTLSGKIVELAVREVVHGRPVNNVDALANPEALEHFADITELKF; this is encoded by the coding sequence ATGAGTCAGATTTCGGGTGACTCGGTAGATACTGGCGTCTCGTCGGACTCGACTAGCGGGTCAGGGTCGATAAGTAGTAGTGGCTTTATAGATAACCGAATCCCTCTATGGTCTCCGAGTGCTGAGCGAATCGCTCAAGCTGAGCTCACTGCGTTTAGCGCCTTTGTCACTGAGCGCTTTCCGGAGACTCATGTATCCACTTATGAAGCCTTGCATCACTGGTCAATAACGGCGACGCATGATTTTTGGCGATGTATTTGGGATTACTGCGACGTTATTGCGAGCCGTGATAGCGAGGTGGTCGTTCGAGATTTGGAGAAAATGCCGGGTGCGACGTGGTTTCCTGATGCGCGACTGAACTTCGCGGAGAACCTGCTTCGTCGGCGCGGCGACCAAACGGCCATTATTTCGCTTTTGGAGAATGGGACTCGCAGAGAAACCTCATTCGATGATCTTTATTCACAGGTGGCAGCGATAGCGGCCGCCCTAAAAGCACGGGGTGTCGAGTCGGGTGACCGCGTCGCGGGGTTTATGCCCAATGTGACCGAAACTGTGGTGGCAATGTTAGCCGCAACGAGTCTGGGTGCAGTTTGGACGTCGTGTTCCCCTGATTTTGGTTTTCAGGGTGTGATGGATCGATTTGGTCAGGTCAAACCCAAGGTCTTATTTGCAGCAAACGGCTATTTCTACAACGGTAAGGCGCACGACTCGCTACGTAAGGTGCGTCAAATAGCCGAAGAGATCGACAGTCTCGAGCACGTCGTTGTCGTTGAAGTTATTGTTGAGGATGTTGTTGAGGGTGAGGTTGAGGGTGTTGTTGAAGCTGTTATAGAAACTGCCGAGCAAGCCCGCGATACAGCAGGCATAGCCAATATAAAGGGCGCAGCACTATTTTCGGACTGGGCTCGTGCGCAGGCCGAGGTAACGCAAATTGAATTTGCACAACTGCCCTTTAATCACCCGCTTTACATCATGTATTCGTCGGGCACGACCGGCGTGCCCAAGTGCATCGTGCATGGCGCCGGTGGCACGCTCGTCCAGCACCTAAAAGAGCACAGACTCCACTGTGATATCGGGCCTGCGGATACGCTCTTCTACTTCACTACTTGCGGTTGGATGATGTGGAACTGGCTGGTATCGGGTCTTGCTTGTGGTGCAACATTGGTTTTGTACGACGGCTCACCCTTTGCTGACGAGGGGAGGGTGCTGCTGGATGCGATCGATCGCGAGCGCATTACTGTATTTGGCACGAGTGCTAAGTTCATCTCGGGTATCGAGAAGGCGGGACTTAAGCCTCGACTAACGCACGACCTGTCGAGTCTCAAAACCGTGTTATCAACGGGATCACCGCTGTCTCATGAGAGCTTTGAGTACGTTTATCGGGATTTTAAAACCGATGTTCTGCTCGCTTCGATCGCCGGCGGCACTGACATTATTTCCTGTTTTGTTGGCGGTTGTCCGACGCGACCTGTTTATACGGGGCAAATTCAGTGTCGCGCACTCGGTATGGCGGTTGAATTTTGGGATGAGACAGGTACATCCCTTACTAAGGGCAAGGGCGAGCTTGTTTGTAAGACGCCTTTTCCTAGCATGCCGATTGGTTTTTGGAGCGATGAAGACGGCGGAAAATACCACCGCGCTTACTTCGCTCAGTTCGACAACGTCTGGTGTCACGGTGACTACGGCGAGCTCACGGCGGAGGACGGTGCAATTATTCATGGGCGGTCCGATGCCGTGCTGAACCCAGGTGGCGTGCGCATAGGCACCGCTGAGATTTATCGTCAGGTCGAAAAGCTCGAGAGCATTGTTGAGAGCATCGTGATTGGGCAAGACTGGCAGGACGACGTCCGCGTTGTTCTGTTTGTGGTACTTCGAGAGGGTGAGGTACTTGACGAGCAACTGGCCCAGGCAGTGCGAGTCACGATTCGCGAGAACGCCACGCCTCGCCATGTGCCAGCAAAGATTATTCAAGTCCCTGAAATCCCTCGAACGTTGAGTGGCAAGATTGTAGAGCTCGCGGTGCGAGAAGTAGTCCACGGACGTCCGGTCAATAATGTTGATGCACTTGCCAACCCAGAGGCGCTCGAGCACTTTGCGGATATCACCGAGCTTAAGTTTTAA